Within the Megalops cyprinoides isolate fMegCyp1 chromosome 10, fMegCyp1.pri, whole genome shotgun sequence genome, the region TCTTTGCATTACGAAAAAGATTAAGGCATGAAGGAACTTTCCCCACTTGTTTTTGGTAATATTAGCCTTAAAAAGACTTATTTTAAACCCTgtgttaatttcatttacaaagaCCTTCTACTAGAAAtctgtcaaaaatgtcaaatacagatcagtattcaattaacagctcaataaaatgtaataacttGAGGCCTGCTGGAGTGAAAACCAGCTGTGGCTTTCCGAGGCAAGAACTGGCAGTGCCATTGTAGTgcccaaaaatgaaaaaggagcaAAATGCTGTTGATCAATTGACCACTAGGGGACATCCATTCAAATCCAGAAGGCCATTAGAATATGCCTCACCAGAGAGGACGTTGCAACAGAAAGAATGTGATTTAACCCCACCATTTCATACACAATGTGCCTATTTTAGAGGTGTTGTGTAGCTCAGTAATTTCAGGAGATTCAGCACCATACCTTTAAAGCTTTCAGGAACATATCCACATGAATCTATGTAGTTGTTGTCCTCACATTCTGAAAAGCTCTGGGACAAGAGATAAGAACATTAAATATCACATTCACATAAATCTCACTCTCcaagggttagggttagggtctcTTCAATAACTTAGGAGATATTACTTCACCCAGATTCTTCAAATCCTGAAAACCAGGAAACCTAAGTGAAATGCCCCTGTTGCTGATTAAGTGGTCTGAcaggaaacatgaaaatataaattctCACAACTGCAGTGCATGACCGGCTAAGAGGAACAGTGTTTGGCATGTGAGACAATGGCGAGTGCACAGCGGAAACACAGCAGACCGTTGACACAAATTGCCAAGTGcttgagagagagcagagactgaCCTTCTGCCTGGAGCCATACTTCTCAGCGTACCACACCATCCCATACAGGCACAGGAATGTGATGAAGGCCTGGAGAAGACAGCTAATGTCAGGGAGGTCACAAAACAGATGCCCTTCCCCCCAAATCACCCTTTCCTTATTGCACACTTCATCCCTAGTGGTGCTTAACAGTGCAACTGGGAGAACAAGAACCACAGCCACAATGCATAAAGAGGAGTTCAGTTCATGTGGCACATCCAAGGCTCTGTGCTCACAACATATGTAAATAAGGAAACACTGCCTCAATTCCACATTTAGCTTGGACCTCAAGAGCACAGTGGCCACACAGTATACATATGTCAACAGAGTAAATTATTCTGGTCTGGAGCAAAAGGTCAGGCTAAGGAGAGCACCGTTGGGAGTGGACAGGTTCAAAGATCGAGGAAAAAAGGGTCTTACCACACAAAGGAGCCACAGGATGACATAAAGGACCTGGGTTTTGGAAAACAGGTCCTGTCCAAATTTAATACAGGCTAGGGCTTCCAGGAAGGCAATGGCCCTGTCAGAATGAAGGTGACCAAGATGAAAGCATAACGTGAGGCTTCAGCTACAGCAACTCACACAACCGTCAAAGgttacaacaaaaaacagcatgaagCACATCAATTCTCCGCACACTGCATTACTTCCTTGTTTGAACACAGAGTTCCGTGATGGAATTTTTGGTACAGGAATGGAAGGAATAGGACTTTCAGTATATATCACAGAGTTTTACATAATAACACTGACTACACTCCCCTGGCTACAGTTGACGAGAGACAGGGGTAGCACACTTCTGCTGTTTTGCGAGCGAGAAAGAGATCTTATCCATTGAGGTTTAAAATCCAATCACTGCTGACCTAGATTCAGGGAAGGCATTACTGAGACCACAAATACAGGTCATTTCCTTTTGCAACAGTGACATGTAGGTCAATGACCACAGTAAACAGGTGGTCCTTTTACAAAATGAAGTATTTCCTCACATTACTTTGAGGTGTAATTAGCTATGGAATGACATGAGAATTCTCATCTTTTTCCATCCTGCCCTTCTCACAACGGTAAACAGCTAGCAACTGCCAGGTAGCTAGTTATAAAGCTAGCACCTGGTCACTCACTAGGAGCTACACAACTTGGTGGAAAAACTGTCCTATCTGAGATGATAACACCCTCCCACTGCCTTGTTTGGTCAGGGActgaatgaaaaagagaactacCAATTTCCTAATATAGCAACCTAGCTGGTTGGACAGgttgaatatttattaaaaaaaaaaaaaaaagttctacCTGTACAATTATTTGTAGAATTATTCATTTGCCACTGTACCAGGCTACCTCATCCTTTGTCTGCGCCCTAAACAAACCTACCATTGTCAAACTTCGTGTAACCACTAAGTAACCAACTGTACCTGGAGTGACCTGCATTCAGCCACACCCTACCTACGACTTGCTtatgtgaaaatggcatttttagcGATGCCACAAGTtcacctgcatacacacagatgaaaatgagGCAGTAGCACTCACATCCTTAGCATGTGAACATGATTGCACATACACTCAACAATAAATAACTATCTGTAGCATTTCATGAAACTGTGAAGGTTTGTCTTTTGAACAATAGCCCATTATTTGGCATATGTTgtgcaacaaatgaaaaatgttccaGTGATTCCTTCATATCTTACCCaattaaacacacaacacacaacacacaacacacagcacacgcacacgcacacgcgcacgcacacacacacacacacacacacacacacacacacacacacacacacacacacacaggtatgcataTGGAAACAATACATGCTTCAGAAAAGCAGGGAAATCCAGAgacttaataaaataaagaatgactGCAACCATTCCCACATCAATGTTAGAACTGAAATCCTTTCCAAGGGCTTAAAATCTTATTTGGTGGGTCAGGAGCAGAGGAGAAAGAACCCCATTGTTTTGTACTGAATCAGGAGATTGAGTTACCCTAGCGGAAGAGAACTGAACCGTGGTCAGCAGCCGTCTCTGACTCTCACCCCAGACTGACCCCACATTGGTGATCAGAAAGAGTCCATATTTAACAAGGCAGCTTTTATCTACTGAGCCTTGACTGAGAGCCTAGAGTACAGAATGGGGGGTTATGGGTTGTGTAGTCCAGAGCCTGAGGAGTCCAAGCATGCTAAGTGAGCCCTGCAGTTTGTCTACTGTCACAATTGTGTGAAACCTTTGTAGGCACTAATGGCAGAGGGTGCATTTTAGCTACTGATCAAACACCAGTCTTGTTCAAATTTAAGTGAATGTTTTTCAAACACTTACCCAAAGACCCAGCACTGTGTCCCAACTCGtttgcactgtgtgtctgtaaggTATGCGTAATATTgcctaaaataaaaacaagcaatgTCATTTAACCACGTGGTCAGAAATAATCACattgaatcattttaataaactgtTGATGGTAGTGTGCTTTTAACTCTTCACATacctgacagaaagagaggtttTAGCTAGATAAAGTGACCTTCTATAACAACCACATGttcatgtctctctgtgttacTGAGTACTGTAAGTACTATCACAGGCTGCACTCAACTCAATGGTTGCTTGGAGACCCAAAATAGATAATACAATGTTATCCACAAAACTACAAAAGATCTTAATCCACAGGCAAAAAGGAAAAGTCACTGGAGAAGATAACAGTCCTCCAGAAATACAAAAAGGAGGTGGCATGAAGGTCTGAAATTCTTAAATGATGTAAAAATCTAAACTGTGTTAGTACTGAGAATAGCTCGGTTTGTACATTCCCTCAGCATACATAATGAggataaatacaaataaaataaatcaccatGAAAAGTATTCTTACCCTATGCAAAAAGAAAACTCCCATTTATTGTTGTGATTCTTATATACTGCATTTCAGTGTAATCAAGGCCTGTCGGCAGttaaatggaattaaaaatCAATGCGTGTGGATGcatctgtttttcagctgcACTTCCTCCTGCCTTTTCCCAGCAGCCAACCAACAACACTACAGCTCGGTGTGCAGTCACTGCTGAGGCTCCATGGCTCCTCTACGCCACCACTATCGCAACACTGCCAGCCTCATCGTGGGAGACTTTGCCTGATGACTGCATGTGTTTGGAGCACAGACAAAACATCAGGTAAGGTTTAACTTCTAATTTTCTGAATGAACAACCTGATGAAAGCCAGCCAattcaaaaaatatgtatacatatatatatatgacataaTATACAAGTGCCACTCCTCACTACAGCCTGCATGTCTGCAGGCAAAGAGCTCCACTGCAGGCATTAGGCTGGACCATTTCACAACTCCCTGTAAAAACAGCCTCTGCCAGAACACGCCTGGGTGTGCGGAGTGGGAGATTCCCTGGGATTAGCCTCGAGGGGGAGGGATTGGCTGAATGAGAGAGGGTGACCTCCCCTGTGCCCGATCACGGTGAAGAGGACCCTTACCGGACAGTAGGGGCGGTGATGACTCCGATGAAAAGGATACGGCACCAGCTGAGGGCGTGACAAGCTTGGAAGACAAAGATGTGCTTCAGGAAGAAGGTGTTCAACTCTGTCAGCTGGAAGAAGGGATAGACTCATTAGTCCTGAAATGGAACTACGGCCTCTGTCCAATCTGATACATTTTTCCTGAATCTGAGGTAATGCATTTAAACACACttgcgtttttttccccccaaccaGCAAACTCAAAATGTTtagagacaaaaaagaaattcaacTTTCAAGAAAATTGATACTGTTTGCCAAATCTCCCTTAAGTATCCAACATGTAAGATAAAGAAATGTTCTAAGTGCACATCAAAAATTTCAAATCATAAAAAGTATCAAATCTGGCTCCtccaaaatataaaaacagaaatgtaactATTCACTTATGGGATAACTGTTtcaatgcagatttttttttgttcaaataaaatgctgcaGCTATAATTATTGATTCTATTGGTATGCTTACATTAGTCTCCAACATATTATGTTCTCAATTAATCACAATTAATCAAATagtatgtattaaatatatacatttacttCACGGAATTTGGCACATAAGGTctattttaacataaatgttTCAGGGATtgacataataaacatttacatacataaatatcacacatataaatatatatatcatatatcatataaatAATCACAGGACAGAATATGCTTCACTGGGGTGTGTCAAAAGCTTGGCAGCAAAAggaaaattgcacattttttattgaaaatattgcaaatacCAGAAAATAGTATACTTCAAAAATACTTTACAAAATACTTGtactactgtatatgtatgaaaaaaacatatacaagTATTGTTGGACATCCCAAGTGAACAACAAACGGCTCTTTTCAAGGCAGATTTACAATTACTTAGGTCCAACCAAGCTCTTCCCTTGGGGCTTATTTTCTCATAGAGCTACTGGAGGTGCCTTTTAAAGCCAGTGGAGTGTGGGAGATGGAAAAGTGAGGGAGtagactgtttttttcctcctgttctcTGTTCTGGGACACAAAAGGGAGTGAGGTGCATTCATTGCCATGGCAGCCAGCGtgcaggaagggagggggtcTGGCAGCCTCAGACAGCTCTCTGGCATGAGCAGTGCACAGCAGCTCTGGAACTTTCTGCCTCCTACCAGCCACAGTGGTGCCCTGCATACAGACGGCACATTTTTCTCCCAGCATCCACTTCACTCCCAGAACGTAGGGCTGCCATGCCACGCTATACTGCTCAAGTTCAGTAAACTTGGACCTCAGACACCAGGCTCGTATATGGAGAAAGATATCCTAAAAACTGTATTCTGAGGTGATGACTTCATCAGTTGAGCATCTGTCTCAGTTAGAATACAGTGACTCAGCAAATGTCTGGTCAAAGCAGACCTGCAGCCCAGCTCGGCCTTGTCTGGCCCTCAGTCACTAGACAAACCCCTCCCGACCAGGACAAAACAAATGGTCACTGTCTCGtaactctccttctctcactgtgCTTTTGGGTGGAAAAGACACAGCCAAGACATACAAAATAACAGTTTGAGAAGATTAAATTTGTCTAACATACATATTTTGCCTCAATTCTGTGTGTAAAAATTCTGACTCTGACTTTATAAAGGTATTATATTATGTCAGTGTAGCCTTGTGGAGTATCAGGTAGACTGTGTCCATTGTGCTACATACACTGTGTGCCAAGGTCTCCATTTTTCCCAATTCTGAGGCGGGAACAAATCAGGGATAGCTCAGTTTACCTGCTGTGTGTCAGGCATAACAACCTTGCTCAGGGCTAAGATATGCCAgaatcacaaaaataaagtcAAAGAAAGCAGGGGTTTCACTCGCTTGACCAGCAGAAAGTAACTATCATTGTACAATGGACACGCATGAAACAAGCAAGGCTCCATGTTGTAAATAGGGGAGTTGCACATGGTCTTATCTCAGTTATATTCACTGCTGTGTCCAGAACTGGGTGATACCGGTTGAAATAGGGAGGACTCACATGCAGCTCGTAAGTAAGGCTCCAATGGGGACAGGCGGAACGTACCTGCCAGATGATCATGAAGAGGTAGATGCCCGCCACCCTCTGGAAGGAGGACTTGGGGTCGAACCAGCGCACGTATGTCCAGCTGGCAGGAGTGAACTGCAGCACGGCACGCTTGATCTTGCCGGTGGTAGTGTGGATATCCCTGGACAAACAGACTGTCAtcagaaacacatgcaaatacacaaaggaaagagaaaaaatgtttgaacTTACTTATTTGattgtttacttattttataCCAATTAATAAGCTGTTAACTATTGTCAGATATCTTAAAGAGcaagaatttaaaatgtaacttgtaCTGACTTTGGTATTGACTATTGGTGTTTGGAATGCATGCCTCTTACTGggggttcattttgaaatacttattacaaaataaaatggtacctgcaataaattaattaattacctgcaatttttcacataaatatatgGTAAATTACTGATGATTCAGGTACACCAGTTTTAGAGAGCAACCCTGCATGCTCTTTATCTCACCAGCTCAGTAGCAGACACTACAATCTGAAGCACTGGCCATTTGGGCCACTAGGCTACTGATTTAGGTGGCCAGGTCTTTTTGGGTAtaaatgcaatgtacatttttttaaagtaagcTCTGACTGAACATAATTTaactaaataaagaaaaacattaaatcattgGGCAGAAACTACAATATGTAACAATGCCCTGATTTCAGAATTGGTTTGATTCAAATTTAAAGCAGGTTCAAATACATCCACACTTTGTACTTCCCAAAGCTTGTCTCTTAATAAAGCAAATCTAGGATGAAAATAGACCGCGTTACATTTCATGAGTCAGATCATGACGCAAAATTAAAGCTAAAGTatgacacacacaacagaatCACTTATATGCATGCTATCACTCCATTTGACTCCTTACATGAACCACAgaattaaatacataatatacagaCATCAAACCGGACAATAACAATAAGTCATGTATTTGGTGTAAACAGACAGTAAATCATTTGCTTTGCAGTATAGGCAATCAAGGAGTGTTTGTGTCAGGATGCAGCCAGCAAGCTAGATAagtactagctagctagctaaaatgaTCCTTCCAATATATTGAAATGGCTCATATAGAAAAATGGGAAACACAATGACACCTTGTTGCATGTTATATGAACTCTGTTCTGAACATACAGCTTTAGAAAttccaaaaatacaatttttccaattttatgccaatgcagtgcagaaaaattacaataatcaaTGTCAAGAGGTTATGAATGTGAGGTTAAAATCAAGCTGAAAAGTCTGATTCAAAAGTGTGAATgcagggtttgttttgttttgagttaaACATCTCTTTAATTGTGAGAGAAATacaaatttgaaatggaatatGTGGTGTCATTGTGTCATATCAACTATGGCCTTTTCCCTTTGTCATTTCCGCCCAGTCTCAGTCCTAGTGAAATAGCACTAGATAAGTTCCAGAGCCAGAAACCTCTTAGCAACTGCCCCATAGTAGTGTATGGCACTCTGGTTGAAAAAGGAGAATAATGAACAGTCTGGTGGCCCTGGCCATCCTTCCTATTGACTCTCACTTGATGCCTCAGAAcacaatgcagtgtttctcataCCACTCAGAAGAAATACAGTTTAGATCTGTGGGCACAACTTCAGCTGAATGTCATGGGCTACATCTAGAGCGCTCCCCACAACTGTGAGAAATTGGCACCATCCAAGGTGAGGACTCTGGAGCTCTCACTAATTGCTCTCCACAGGGATATACATGAGATTACCCACTGAGTCCCCACTGGCATGACAGGGAACCTACTTGATACTGGCCCAGTGGTAGGTGCGTATCTCCAGAAAGCGACAGACTGTCATGCCCAGCCAGATGCCCCCTCCATTACAGAGCAGGATGTCCAGGATCACCTGATCCCACCAGCATTCAGCAAAGTTTGGCAGAAGGTGCATGAAGAACAGCTGTAGGTCGgtcagagaaagacaggggagagagattTCAGtagaaaaatgtacacacagagaATCAtcctctgatttatttttccacagatcTTGTTTCCTCCCACAATTCATTATTGATTCAATTTTTGTTTCGCAGTTACATCATGCACTATACATCACCCTGAATTATCGCGTTTACAAAtcataataataagaaaaattgtcattgtcatcataAATGGCCATCAACATTACACAGCACCTGATCTATTCGATTCCTATAAACTTTATAGCATCAAATTTACATGCCAAAAAGTGCCCTCTCACTGCAGAGCAAACAAGCTAGGTTTCTGCTTAAGCTTGCACCAGCTACAATATCTCTGCAAGGCATCCCTGTGACACTAAGTAGAACTTCAAAATGATCCTTATGACATTCACGGTTCTTTAAAATTGGCACACAGAGTGGATGTTTCTCAACTGAGACAAATAACCAGTCAGTCTATCCATCATGCACTTTGCTCCTTACTAACTGTAAGAAATTCTGACAAGCAACAttagttttcaataaaaaaagaagaaaattgtAAGAAACAGGATCCTTTTATGAGTGTGTTAAGCAGAGATAAGAAAATATCGCATGGCAGTTAGATACACCAAGTCAGTTGTGGATCCTTCATTTGGTATGTCACACTGGAGGTTTTGTGTAGTGGACTTTGAAGTTTGTTGAGCATTTAggtatattatttattatttattaaaatattactttagaaatgtttaaatgctgaCATTCATTCTTCAAATAATTCCTTTtccaatttaattttttttattatggtgTCCCCAAACTACTACATGGGCATAGCAAATCACAAAGTTGAACAGCTTGCAGTTTTTCAGCCATTTATGACAGTCTCCCAGAAATTagtaataaatacaatattttaaaagaatacatAAGACCAATAGGATGATACCTACAGTGCCAAATGAGTGGAAATTCTGGTTATCGTGGTGACCCACAGACTCAGGGTCTAAATCTGTTCAGTCATTCAGGCTGTAAATCTGGCTTTAGCTCACGGCGTTAATCCTATCTGGGGTAAGTGTGACTAAAAGCTGTGGAACAGTCCCTTCTATAATATGCTACACCAAGCACAGTACATGTAGCACTCTGTACCTTGCCTGTGAaggaaatgattttaatttCGACAAACTGTTACTACAATAACATGTGTGCAACCAATTCTTACTCTCATAAAATATGCTCCAATACAAACCTTTAatgatcaaaaaacaaaacttatttTCATTATGCAATCTTTTGATATACATACCAATTTTAAGAATGCAGCCCTACTGTATGCAGCAGAACTTCTGTGCAGATACTACATACATAAAAGTGGAAAGTTAAATTTTTCCAAAACATCTATCATAGGAAAATGCCaacatacatttcattacacCATCATTAGCATCATCACCAATTCCCAAGACTCCTGTTGGCTACACCCTTCactatcccagcatgcagttcAGACAGCATTCCAGGAGATCCTGGGCTTTTGTATCAATACTGCACAGATTtggattcactgatctttaaataATTCAGACGACACTTCCCATTTGCtacacactgatccacacagtATACAGCTGAGTGGATCTCTGCAGCACTGTTCCAAAATTAGCCCCACCCATGGACCTGCATGGGCTACTGTAGCTGACCACACCATGTGCCTTTGCCAACCCACACCCTGCATTCTTCTTATTGATATGctagacactcttatccagagcgactcacaaaGCCATCACGGCAGCATACATATAGTGGATGTCATGAGAGCAGCACGATTGGCATAAGTACAGATTAGTAATCAACACATCACTATAACGGTCCCAGTCCTGTTTCCTGGCAAAGTGGTGCTCTGTGTAAAGACCCCGCCCTTACCTCTGTGAGCTCCCAGGTGATGCTGATGGTCCAGCAGAGGCCGTAGCTGCGGATGAGCAGGGCCTTCATGGCCCAGCCCCAGAAGTGTCCAAAGGCGAAGATGTCGAAGTGGCTGAGGATCCGCTCCCAGGTGATGACATGGCAATTCACCGCATATTcctgcacagagcagaggggGGCTGCATTAATGCACAGAACTGTCAGGAAGAAAAGGTACAAATTCAAAAGGTAAGCATATCTGATCTCAGCTTGCTTTTGACTCAAAGAAAGTGAGTTATGCtaacaaacacagcataaattattcacatcaaaatgtttcagaagGCACAAATTCAAAACACAGCATTGTTCATAGTTACATTCAACGCTGTGGAGACCAGGCTAATGGCTTTATGGCTTGatgtgtgtgaatacattttcatgtgttgAATACACATGTTGATGGGATTTCAAACACTTTTGTTGCTATTTTATCAGTTTGTGcctgaaaacatcaaaattactGTTCTTTACCACAATCCTTCCTTGAGTTGTATCAGAAACATTAAGTTTTTATAATTATGCTTCCCACTTAACTGCACCAACCCTGTTCATTTTGCATCTAAAGATGTGAAAATGGTGCATCTTAAGATAGGTACACTGCCTTGGAAAATGGTGTCTCTTCAGaaaatagataataataatcagcTGATATAAATACACTTTGAGCTACAGCCCCATGGAAttgcaaaaaaatcataataactTCATCATTCACTGATCATAAACTGATAAACATTTTTAGGTCTCTATGGTTTAGAATATTCCATCATAGTGCAATCAACATACAACCAATATTCAACAAAATGTGAACCAAAAGGTGTGACCACAAAACAAGAGGCCCCACCGACCCTCAGCATACCATGCTTATCTTACAACTtaccatacacatacatacaaggGATATGGACAACAGTAGAAGTCAGAACTGCCATGGAGCTCCAGTTCTAGCAACTAACAACAGTAACTAGGCTGGGCAGGATGACGGCCTGAAGT harbors:
- the ptdss1a gene encoding phosphatidylserine synthase 1 isoform X2; this encodes MASALGSRTLSKDDVNYRLHFRMINEQQVEDITIEFFYKPHTITLLTFTVVSLMYFAFTRNDGDPDNNLRVGLILVISFFLVISVLAFPNGPFTRPHPAIWRMVFGLSVLYFLFLVFIIFLNWEQVKTLMYWLDPNLRYATREADIMEYAVNCHVITWERILSHFDIFAFGHFWGWAMKALLIRSYGLCWTISITWELTELFFMHLLPNFAECWWDQVILDILLCNGGGIWLGMTVCRFLEIRTYHWASIKDIHTTTGKIKRAVLQFTPASWTYVRWFDPKSSFQRVAGIYLFMIIWQLTELNTFFLKHIFVFQACHALSWCRILFIGVITAPTVRQYYAYLTDTQCKRVGTQCWVFGAIAFLEALACIKFGQDLFSKTQVLYVILWLLCVAFITFLCLYGMVWYAEKYGSRQKSFSECEDNNYIDSCGYVPESFKGEKESGISAPPSRRKKGSGRNKASNGLGSKK
- the ptdss1a gene encoding phosphatidylserine synthase 1 isoform X1, with translation MASALGSRTLSKDDVNYRLHFRMINEQQVEDITIEFFYKPHTITLLTFTVVSLMYFAFTRNDGDPDNNLRVGLILVISFFLVISVLAFPNGPFTRPHPAIWRMVFGLSVLYFLFLVFIIFLNWEQVKTLMYWLDPNLRYATREADIMEYAVNCHVITWERILSHFDIFAFGHFWGWAMKALLIRSYGLCWTISITWELTELFFMHLLPNFAECWWDQVILDILLCNGGGIWLGMTVCRFLEIRTYHWASIKDIHTTTGKIKRAVLQFTPASWTYVRWFDPKSSFQRVAGIYLFMIIWQLTELNTFFLKHIFVFQACHALSWCRILFIGVITAPTVRQYYAYLTDTQCKRVGTQCWVFGAIAFLEALACIKFGQDLFSKTQVLYVILWLLCVAFITFLCLYGMVWYAEKYGSRQKSFSECEDNNYIDSCGYVPESFKAGEKESGISAPPSRRKKGSGRNKASNGLGSKK